The window CGGCGGAGGAGGAGCCGAGGCCGCGGCCGTGCGGGATGCGGTTGGCGCAGACGATCTCCAGGCCGCGCGGCTGGCCGCCCAGCAGATCGAAGGCGGTGCGCAGGGAGCGGACGAGCAGGTGGCTCTCGTCCCGCGGCAGGGTCTCGCCGCCCTCACCCGCGATGTCGATGTGCAGCCCGGAGTCGGCCACCCGGACGACCACGTCGTCGTAGAGCCCCAGCGCGAGGCCCAGGGCGTCGAAGCCCGGACCGAGGTTGGCGCTGGTGGCGGGAACGCGCACCCGGACGGCGGCGGCGCGGAACGCTGGACCGGCCATCGCTCGTTGACTCTCCTTGAGCTGCGTGACGGTCGAATGACGCTCGAGGGACTCGATGGACATTCGACCGATGTTCGGTGGACATCCGATGACGTACGAAGACCCGTCGGGCCGCGGAGACGACGCGGTGCCGTGCCACACGCGGGGGCATATGCGGTGGGCGGGTTCGGTACAGCCTATCGAAGGAAGGTTCTGTGGCGACATAGGGCGCACGGGAGGCGCACGATGCGTGTCGGAAGCCCCTCGTGCACCCCGGCACGGAGGGCCCCCGGTTCTTGCCGGTGGCAAGGTCCCGGGCCCCTTGCCGGGGGCCCGGGACCCGTGCGTTCAGGCCAGGCCGAGGCGCTCGGCCGCGGTGGCCGCGTCGACCGGGACGGTGACCGGCTGCGGCGCGCCGGCGACGGCCCAGTCGGGGTCCTTCAGGCCGTTGCCGGTGACGGTGCACACGATGCGCTGGCCCGGGTCGACCCTGCCCTGCTCGGCGGCCTTCAGCAGACCGGCCACGGAGGCGGCGGAGGCGGGCTCCACGAAGACGCCCTCCTGCGCGGCCAACAGACGGTAGGCGCGCAGGATTTCACGGTCCGTCACCTCGTCGATGAGGCCACCGGACTCGTCGCGGGCGGCGAGGGCGAGGTTCCAGGAGGCGGGGTTGCCGATACGGATCGCGGTGGCGATGGTCGAGGGGTCCTTGACGACCTCGCCGCGCACGATCGGGGCGCTGCCGGACGCCTGGAAGCCCCACATGCGCGGGGTCCTCGTGGAGACGCCGTCGGCGGCGTACTCCGTGTAGCCCTTCCAGTAGGCCGTGATGTTGCCGGCGTTGCCGACCGGCAGGACGTGGATGTCGGGCGCGTCGCCGAGCATGTCCACGATCTCGAAGGCGGCCGT of the Streptomyces sp. 1222.5 genome contains:
- the thrC gene encoding threonine synthase, whose translation is MTHQWRGIIEEYRDRLPVSDTTPVVTLREGGTPLVPAQVLSERTGCEVHLKVEGANPTGSFKDRGMTMAISKAKEEGAKAVICASTGNTSASAAAYGVRAGMVSAVLVPQGKIALGKMGQALVHGAKILQVDGNFDDCLTLARALSENYPVALVNSVNPVRIEGQKTAAFEIVDMLGDAPDIHVLPVGNAGNITAYWKGYTEYAADGVSTRTPRMWGFQASGSAPIVRGEVVKDPSTIATAIRIGNPASWNLALAARDESGGLIDEVTDREILRAYRLLAAQEGVFVEPASAASVAGLLKAAEQGRVDPGQRIVCTVTGNGLKDPDWAVAGAPQPVTVPVDAATAAERLGLA